One Helicobacter cetorum MIT 00-7128 DNA window includes the following coding sequences:
- the rpmG gene encoding 50S ribosomal protein L33 has product MKVKIGLKCSDCEDINYSTTKNAKTNTEKLELKKFCPRENKHTLHKEVKLKS; this is encoded by the coding sequence ATGAAAGTTAAGATAGGGTTGAAGTGTTCTGATTGTGAAGATATTAATTACAGCACAACTAAGAATGCTAAAACTAATACAGAAAAACTGGAGCTTAAGAAATTCTGCCCTAGAGAAAATAAGCATACTCTTCATAAAGAAGTGAAGTTAAAGAGCTAA
- the secE gene encoding preprotein translocase subunit SecE, protein MSKWLMQYRLAREELSKVIFPIKEQIRNAFISVLVVVSIITLFLALLDFALGAFVSSIL, encoded by the coding sequence ATGAGCAAATGGCTTATGCAATATAGATTAGCTAGGGAAGAGCTTTCTAAAGTAATATTCCCTATTAAGGAACAGATACGCAATGCGTTTATTTCTGTATTAGTGGTAGTGAGCATTATTACGCTATTTTTAGCGTTGTTAGATTTTGCTCTAGGGGCTTTTGTGTCTAGCATCTTGTAA
- a CDS encoding ABC transporter ATP-binding protein, which translates to MATKKNNILKYFLRSIKQISMLITKRDKNIFLVLTIMSIAFSIIEVFSISMIMPFITLASNPNLIIENHYSKIIYDFFHFASPIHFMYFFSFALVGLYFFRMFFGVCFTYLKSRFAYKKTHAFKQQLFLHHIKAHYQEHLNYNIEYLRDVIYGKVYSLITSFNAFLGILTELSIVSFLYVMLLITNWKMTLVLTLILATQILLITKNIATLIQKKGQIVSISKENTLKIFSKFFNNFKMTKLKDNHEKAHHLFEENNLKAHENEIIYTTLQVIPRYILETIGFSLLISAVAYILFKYGEAQMVLPIISMYALALYRMLPSVTKILGYYNEITYCQRAVNIVFKNLSKPTTNEDSMPINFYEKIVLKNISFSYKAKNPILQDFNLTICKGQKVAFVGPSGCGKSTLVDIIMGIIYPKSGEVFIDDTLLTPKNIRSWRKKIGYIPQNIYLFNGTIAENIVCGSALDEERVIEVCKMAHIYDFLCEHEGINTQVGEGGAKLSGGQKQRIGIARALYDNPEILVLDEATSALDTETESKIMDEIYQIAKDKTLLVIAHRLSTIERCEIKIDMSKQ; encoded by the coding sequence ATGGCAACAAAAAAAAATAATATTTTAAAATACTTTTTACGCTCCATTAAGCAAATTTCTATGCTCATTACAAAGCGAGATAAAAATATTTTTTTAGTGCTTACAATTATGTCTATAGCATTCTCCATTATTGAAGTCTTTTCTATTAGTATGATTATGCCTTTTATTACATTAGCGTCAAATCCAAACCTTATTATAGAAAATCATTATTCCAAAATTATTTATGATTTTTTCCACTTTGCCTCCCCTATTCATTTTATGTATTTTTTTAGCTTTGCTTTAGTGGGTCTTTATTTTTTTAGAATGTTTTTTGGCGTTTGTTTTACTTACCTTAAAAGTCGTTTTGCATACAAAAAAACTCACGCTTTTAAACAACAGCTATTTCTCCACCACATCAAAGCGCATTACCAAGAACATCTTAATTACAATATTGAATATCTAAGAGATGTGATTTATGGCAAGGTATATAGTCTAATCACAAGTTTTAATGCGTTCTTAGGTATTTTGACAGAATTATCTATTGTCTCATTTCTTTATGTAATGTTACTCATCACTAATTGGAAAATGACATTGGTTCTAACCCTAATTTTAGCCACACAAATTCTACTAATTACCAAAAATATTGCTACCCTCATTCAAAAAAAAGGTCAAATCGTATCCATATCAAAGGAAAATACTCTAAAAATTTTTTCTAAATTTTTTAATAATTTTAAGATGACCAAGCTCAAAGATAACCATGAAAAAGCTCACCACCTATTTGAAGAAAATAATCTAAAAGCCCATGAAAATGAAATTATTTACACTACTTTACAAGTAATTCCTAGATATATCTTGGAGACCATTGGCTTTAGCCTATTGATTTCAGCGGTTGCCTACATTTTATTTAAATATGGCGAAGCCCAAATGGTTCTACCTATCATATCTATGTATGCCCTAGCACTCTATCGCATGCTTCCTTCTGTTACCAAAATTTTAGGCTACTATAATGAAATAACTTACTGCCAACGCGCTGTTAATATAGTCTTTAAAAATCTCTCTAAGCCAACAACTAACGAAGACTCAATGCCTATCAATTTTTACGAAAAGATTGTACTTAAAAATATTTCTTTCAGCTACAAGGCTAAAAACCCTATCTTACAAGACTTTAATCTTACAATTTGCAAGGGACAAAAAGTTGCTTTTGTAGGACCAAGTGGGTGTGGGAAATCTACGCTAGTGGATATTATTATGGGAATTATTTATCCAAAGAGTGGTGAAGTCTTTATTGATGACACCCTTTTAACCCCAAAAAATATCCGCTCATGGCGCAAAAAAATTGGCTATATTCCTCAAAATATCTATCTTTTTAACGGCACAATAGCTGAAAATATCGTATGTGGGAGTGCGCTTGATGAAGAACGCGTTATTGAAGTCTGCAAAATGGCGCATATCTATGACTTCTTATGCGAACATGAGGGTATTAATACTCAAGTGGGCGAAGGAGGCGCAAAACTTAGTGGAGGTCAAAAACAACGCATTGGTATCGCAAGGGCTTTGTATGATAATCCTGAGATTTTAGTGCTAGATGAGGCCACTTCTGCACTAGATACTGAAACTGAAAGTAAGATTATGGACGAAATCTATCAAATCGCTAAAGACAAAACTTTGTTAGTGATTGCCCATCGCTTAAGCACTATTGAAAGATGTGAGATTAAGATTGATATGAGCAAACAATAA
- the nusG gene encoding transcription termination/antitermination protein NusG: MDWYAIQTYSGSEQAVKKAIENLVSDNNMKDRIQEIIVPTEDIIEASKKGKTKVTERSLYPGYVFIKVDLDTVLWHKIQSLPRVSRFIGENKKPTPLNDADIGHILEKMHNRAAPKPKVFFEQGEVVRVVEGPFANFTATVEEYDIEHRKLKLNVSIFGRNTPIEILHSQVEKII; this comes from the coding sequence ATGGATTGGTATGCCATACAAACTTACTCAGGAAGTGAGCAAGCTGTCAAAAAAGCGATTGAAAATCTAGTAAGCGATAACAACATGAAAGATAGAATCCAAGAGATTATCGTGCCTACTGAGGATATCATTGAAGCTTCTAAAAAAGGTAAGACCAAAGTAACAGAGCGCAGTCTTTATCCGGGGTATGTTTTTATTAAAGTAGATTTAGATACTGTTTTGTGGCACAAGATACAATCTTTGCCAAGAGTGAGTCGTTTCATTGGAGAAAACAAAAAACCTACTCCCTTGAACGATGCCGATATTGGGCATATTTTAGAAAAAATGCACAATCGTGCAGCGCCTAAGCCAAAAGTCTTTTTTGAGCAAGGGGAAGTGGTTCGTGTTGTTGAGGGGCCTTTTGCGAACTTTACCGCTACGGTTGAGGAATATGATATTGAACATCGCAAGCTCAAGTTAAATGTTTCTATTTTTGGTAGAAATACCCCAATAGAGATTTTGCATTCGCAAGTAGAAAAAATTATATAA
- a CDS encoding HAD family hydrolase, whose protein sequence is MALEVVLWDFDGVIFDSMHLKCEGLKALFRTHGNNDEEILKEFEIYHYKSGGISRSEKIKYFYNEILRTSITQEEIDKLALEFGAIVEQKLFDRAHLNNEVMAFIDKNYQNYTFHIASAALHSELQVLCEFLGITKYFKSIEGSPPSKPKIIANIIQKYSYQPSNMLMIGDSKNDYESAMANEVAFLGYNSEVLKSLVRQEGYKGKYVESFKGFDLREL, encoded by the coding sequence ATGGCACTTGAAGTAGTTCTGTGGGATTTTGATGGCGTGATTTTTGATAGCATGCACTTGAAATGTGAGGGGCTTAAGGCGTTATTTAGAACGCATGGAAATAATGATGAAGAGATTTTGAAAGAATTTGAGATTTATCATTATAAAAGTGGGGGGATTTCAAGGAGTGAAAAAATTAAGTATTTTTATAATGAGATTTTAAGGACTTCCATAACTCAAGAAGAGATTGACAAACTAGCATTAGAGTTTGGCGCTATTGTGGAGCAAAAGCTTTTTGACAGGGCGCATTTAAATAACGAAGTTATGGCATTTATTGATAAAAATTATCAAAATTATACTTTTCATATTGCCTCAGCGGCTTTGCATAGCGAATTGCAAGTGTTATGCGAATTTTTAGGGATTACAAAATACTTTAAGAGCATTGAGGGGAGTCCGCCAAGTAAGCCCAAAATCATTGCCAATATCATTCAAAAATATTCTTACCAACCAAGCAATATGCTAATGATAGGCGATAGCAAGAACGACTATGAAAGCGCTATGGCTAATGAAGTGGCATTTTTGGGCTATAACAGCGAAGTTTTGAAAAGTTTAGTAAGACAAGAGGGCTATAAGGGGAAGTATGTGGAGAGCTTTAAGGGGTTTGATTTGAGAGAATTATAA
- a CDS encoding DUF2130 domain-containing protein, whose translation MQENHITCPKCQALINVSEVLYKQVELENQNKFLTQQKEFEKEINEKRQQYKNHLKALEQKEQALKQQEQDQKTRFADEVKRASALALQDERLKIIEEARKNAFLEQQKSLELLKKELDEKSKQVQELHQKEAEIERLKRENNEVESKLKAENEKRLNEKLILERERIQKALHEENELKFKQKDEQLEILKNELKNAQRKAELSSQQLQGEVQELAIEEFLKEKFPLDCIEEVKKGQRGGDCIQVVHTNEFQNCGKIYYESKRTKEFQKTWIEKLKSDMREIGADVGVIVSEVLPKEMERMGLVQGVWVCSFEEFKGLSAVLREGVIKVSLAKRSQENKSDKMSLLYHYLTSSEFVMQVEAIVEGFSQMKADLESEKRSMARIWKSREKQIEKVLDNTINMYGSIKGIAGNAIGQVKALELGFDGED comes from the coding sequence ATGCAAGAAAATCATATTACCTGTCCTAAGTGTCAAGCATTAATCAATGTGAGTGAAGTGCTATACAAACAGGTGGAGCTAGAAAATCAAAACAAGTTTTTAACCCAGCAAAAAGAGTTTGAAAAAGAGATAAACGAGAAAAGACAGCAATATAAAAACCATTTGAAAGCTTTAGAACAAAAAGAACAGGCATTAAAACAACAAGAGCAAGACCAAAAAACAAGATTTGCTGATGAGGTCAAAAGAGCGAGTGCTTTAGCTTTACAAGATGAAAGGCTTAAAATCATTGAAGAAGCTAGAAAAAACGCTTTTTTAGAGCAACAAAAGAGCTTAGAATTATTAAAAAAAGAATTAGATGAGAAGTCTAAACAAGTCCAAGAACTACACCAAAAAGAAGCCGAAATTGAGAGATTAAAGAGAGAAAATAATGAAGTAGAAAGCAAATTAAAAGCTGAAAATGAAAAAAGATTGAATGAGAAGTTAATTTTAGAGAGAGAAAGAATACAAAAAGCCTTGCATGAAGAAAATGAGCTGAAATTCAAGCAAAAAGATGAGCAATTAGAAATACTAAAAAACGAGCTGAAAAACGCTCAAAGAAAAGCTGAGCTAAGCTCACAGCAACTTCAAGGCGAAGTGCAAGAATTAGCGATTGAAGAGTTTCTAAAAGAAAAATTTCCCCTAGATTGTATTGAAGAAGTCAAAAAAGGGCAAAGGGGGGGCGATTGTATCCAAGTGGTGCATACTAATGAGTTTCAAAATTGTGGGAAAATCTATTATGAGAGCAAACGCACCAAAGAATTTCAAAAAACTTGGATTGAAAAGCTTAAAAGCGATATGCGAGAGATTGGGGCTGATGTGGGGGTTATTGTGAGTGAAGTGTTGCCTAAAGAAATGGAGAGAATGGGGCTAGTTCAAGGAGTGTGGGTGTGTTCTTTTGAAGAGTTTAAGGGGTTAAGTGCGGTATTAAGAGAGGGGGTTATTAAAGTGAGTTTAGCTAAGAGAAGTCAAGAAAATAAAAGCGATAAAATGAGCTTACTCTATCATTATCTCACAAGTTCTGAATTTGTCATGCAAGTGGAGGCGATTGTGGAAGGGTTTAGCCAAATGAAAGCGGATTTAGAAAGCGAAAAACGCTCTATGGCTAGGATTTGGAAAAGTAGGGAAAAACAAATTGAAAAAGTGTTAGATAACACCATTAACATGTATGGCTCTATTAAGGGCATTGCTGGTAATGCCATAGGGCAAGTGAAGGCGTTGGAGTTGGGGTTTGATGGGGAGGATTAA
- the tuf gene encoding elongation factor Tu has product MAKEKFNRTKPHVNIGTIGHVDHGKTTLSAAISAVLSLKGLAEMKDYDNIDNAPEEKERGITIATSHIEYETENRHYAHVDCPGHADYVKNMITGAAQMDGAILVVSAADGPMPQTREHILLSRQVGVPHIVVFLNKQDMVDDQELLELVEMEVRELLSAYEFPGDDTPIVAGSALKALEEAKTGNVGEWSEKVLKLMAEVDAYIPTPERDTEKTFLMPVEDVFSIAGRGTVVTGRIERGVVKVGDEVEIVGIRDTQKTTVTGVEMFRKELDKGEAGDNVGVLLRGTKKEEVERGMVLCKPGSITPHKKFEGEIYVLSKDEGGRHTPFFTNYRPQFYVRTTDVTGSITLPEGVEMVMPGDNVKITVELISSIALELGTKFAIREGGRTVGAGVVSKIIE; this is encoded by the coding sequence ATGGCAAAAGAGAAGTTTAATAGAACCAAGCCACATGTCAATATCGGAACTATTGGGCATGTTGACCATGGCAAAACCACTTTGAGTGCGGCTATTTCTGCAGTGCTTTCTTTAAAAGGTCTTGCAGAGATGAAAGACTACGACAATATTGATAATGCCCCTGAAGAAAAAGAAAGAGGGATTACAATTGCAACCTCTCATATTGAGTATGAGACAGAGAATAGACACTATGCGCATGTGGATTGTCCCGGACACGCTGACTATGTAAAGAATATGATTACAGGTGCAGCACAAATGGACGGAGCAATCTTAGTTGTTTCTGCGGCAGATGGTCCTATGCCTCAAACTAGAGAGCATATCTTATTATCTCGTCAAGTTGGCGTGCCTCACATCGTTGTTTTCTTAAACAAGCAGGATATGGTTGATGACCAAGAGTTACTAGAGCTTGTAGAAATGGAAGTGCGTGAGTTGTTAAGCGCTTATGAATTCCCCGGCGATGACACACCTATCGTGGCTGGTTCAGCTTTAAAAGCTTTAGAAGAAGCTAAGACTGGTAATGTTGGTGAGTGGAGCGAAAAAGTTCTTAAACTTATGGCTGAAGTAGATGCTTATATTCCTACTCCAGAGAGAGACACTGAAAAAACTTTCTTAATGCCTGTTGAAGATGTATTCTCAATCGCAGGTAGAGGAACTGTTGTTACAGGTAGAATTGAAAGAGGTGTGGTAAAAGTAGGCGATGAAGTAGAAATCGTTGGTATTAGAGACACACAAAAGACTACCGTAACAGGTGTAGAAATGTTTAGGAAAGAGCTAGACAAAGGTGAGGCAGGCGATAATGTCGGCGTGCTTTTAAGAGGAACAAAGAAAGAAGAAGTAGAGCGTGGTATGGTTCTTTGTAAGCCGGGCTCTATCACTCCACACAAGAAGTTTGAAGGCGAGATTTATGTTCTTTCTAAAGATGAAGGTGGAAGACACACTCCTTTCTTTACAAACTATCGTCCTCAGTTCTATGTGCGCACAACTGATGTAACTGGCTCTATCACACTTCCTGAAGGTGTAGAAATGGTTATGCCTGGTGATAATGTAAAAATCACAGTAGAATTGATTAGTTCTATTGCTCTAGAGTTGGGAACAAAGTTTGCAATTCGTGAGGGTGGAAGAACTGTTGGCGCTGGCGTAGTAAGCAAGATTATTGAGTAA
- a CDS encoding membrane protein, with the protein MINNNKAHNLSIKNLRLLSKNACLVLVGLFAECEAHPKDGFFISVGFESGMSSVSESIQKYPIYSQNIQKPNVPTNQSSSSESNPNKNKEFKDPTQIEISAKPNTNEQKMPKPSQTNPKVEVENTSNQEATLQPSKPPQNAPIETPIPKPPSPNNQDKIFSKAKACEERTQNNNQTCAPLTNGLSPKPIFAPSDIKAPTDIPQITANQYQQTDLFTNENVVGKKFSTTNPIATHFDSQNNQIIIENYLPYDLSNVKLVIKVADSNNSQGYRDVELAIFDKIPKSSHIILNQSQISAFNDMALQNVDTQSFEFRYNGNDNPTDKQEQQTQRVLGALDKITTNIYGTFETRNGVSWNCNNQACLETPTADMAQNYVNMYLNLASTLDSSEWEQAMLNANFNFHGIDSSQTNHRDIDKQSLVDQFRQDSRDLSVRVVNDVAAYGWANPNAMAVNANIINPDANKILRGYDNENIDETYQYMLHIFFHEFGHTKGWGHDGNLTYNEYMHLGGGFASITTKTWLDLAKNDELPINYKELPENYGGAPTNGFYNVVSHINGNVQVAHNLQNNQVGGNPRNYPSYQYPTHRDPYDDCNPRLYNCASRAMNLNDDSQASMFNYALNTMSSTMLESVQNIQQQTFKNAMLGFNATIGYQKYFNNILGISYYAIFNYNYSKQQGLLDKTQQLGFGGGLDLLIDFINIYSGKSFKSSFGVFIGARGLYNYYKLNGTINTSKNNGNVYATTGFNYRYKHSKISLGVGIPLIKQNIKASITTQDYLGEVVLNEGYNNMHVFMNYGWVF; encoded by the coding sequence ATGATAAATAATAACAAGGCACATAATCTTTCCATTAAAAATCTAAGGTTATTGAGCAAAAATGCTTGTTTAGTTTTAGTTGGATTATTTGCTGAATGTGAGGCGCACCCAAAAGATGGATTTTTTATTAGTGTGGGTTTTGAAAGTGGTATGTCTTCTGTAAGTGAAAGCATTCAAAAATACCCTATCTATTCGCAAAATATCCAAAAACCCAATGTTCCAACAAATCAGAGTTCTAGTAGTGAATCTAATCCAAACAAAAATAAAGAATTTAAAGACCCTACGCAAATTGAAATTAGCGCTAAGCCAAATACAAACGAGCAAAAAATGCCAAAACCAAGCCAAACCAATCCTAAAGTAGAAGTAGAAAATACATCTAATCAAGAGGCAACTTTACAGCCCTCAAAACCACCACAAAATGCCCCTATAGAAACACCCATACCCAAGCCACCAAGCCCAAATAATCAGGACAAGATATTCTCAAAAGCTAAGGCTTGCGAAGAAAGAACTCAAAACAACAATCAAACTTGTGCGCCACTTACTAATGGCTTATCCCCTAAGCCTATTTTTGCTCCAAGCGATATTAAAGCCCCTACAGATATTCCTCAAATTACAGCAAATCAATACCAACAAACCGACCTTTTTACTAACGAAAATGTTGTAGGTAAAAAATTTTCCACTACTAATCCTATAGCCACACATTTTGATAGTCAAAACAATCAAATTATCATTGAAAATTATTTGCCCTATGATTTAAGCAATGTCAAATTAGTGATTAAAGTTGCTGATAGCAATAATTCGCAAGGTTATAGAGATGTTGAATTAGCTATTTTTGATAAGATTCCTAAAAGCTCACACATTATTTTAAATCAAAGTCAAATCTCTGCTTTCAATGATATGGCGTTGCAAAATGTTGATACGCAGAGTTTTGAATTTAGATACAATGGAAATGACAATCCAACAGACAAACAAGAGCAACAAACCCAACGAGTTTTAGGTGCTTTAGATAAAATCACCACTAATATTTATGGAACTTTTGAAACAAGAAATGGCGTGAGTTGGAATTGCAACAATCAAGCTTGTCTTGAAACCCCAACAGCTGATATGGCACAAAATTATGTGAATATGTATCTTAATTTAGCTAGCACATTGGATTCTAGTGAGTGGGAACAAGCCATGTTGAATGCTAACTTTAATTTTCATGGGATAGATAGCTCACAGACTAACCATAGAGATATTGATAAGCAATCTTTAGTTGACCAATTTAGACAAGATAGTCGTGATTTAAGCGTGAGGGTTGTTAATGATGTGGCTGCTTATGGTTGGGCTAATCCAAATGCTATGGCTGTGAATGCTAATATTATTAATCCTGATGCTAATAAAATTCTTAGGGGTTATGATAATGAAAATATTGATGAAACTTATCAATACATGCTCCATATTTTTTTCCATGAATTTGGGCATACCAAAGGTTGGGGGCATGATGGGAATTTAACCTATAATGAATACATGCACTTAGGAGGTGGCTTTGCAAGCATTACCACTAAAACTTGGCTAGATTTGGCTAAAAATGATGAGTTGCCCATTAATTATAAAGAACTTCCTGAAAATTATGGTGGCGCGCCAACTAATGGATTTTACAATGTTGTAAGCCATATTAATGGTAATGTGCAAGTGGCTCATAATTTGCAAAATAATCAAGTGGGGGGTAACCCACGCAATTATCCTTCTTATCAGTATCCTACACACAGAGACCCTTATGATGATTGTAATCCACGCTTGTATAATTGCGCCTCAAGAGCTATGAATCTTAATGATGATTCTCAAGCAAGCATGTTTAACTATGCTCTAAATACCATGAGTTCTACTATGCTAGAGAGTGTGCAAAATATCCAACAACAAACTTTTAAAAATGCCATGCTAGGGTTTAATGCTACTATAGGTTATCAAAAGTATTTCAATAATATTTTAGGGATTTCTTATTATGCAATATTTAACTATAACTACTCTAAACAACAAGGATTACTTGATAAAACACAACAGCTAGGATTTGGAGGAGGATTAGACTTGTTGATAGATTTTATTAATATTTATTCAGGCAAGTCATTTAAATCTTCGTTTGGTGTATTTATTGGGGCTAGAGGATTGTATAACTACTACAAGCTTAATGGCACTATCAATACAAGCAAAAACAATGGTAATGTGTATGCAACTACAGGTTTTAATTATCGCTATAAACATTCTAAAATCTCTTTAGGTGTTGGTATCCCGCTCATAAAACAAAATATTAAAGCCTCCATTACAACACAAGACTATTTGGGTGAAGTGGTGTTAAATGAGGGGTATAACAACATGCATGTGTTTATGAATTATGGATGGGTGTTTTAA
- a CDS encoding ATP-binding protein — translation MDSKGNKGKQQQISSGIRKITLKNVATFDEKGQSFEDLNFINFIYGANGSGKTTTSSFLKNLADNRFVDSNIEWYSSENLEIEVYNKQFKDEHFRSSHIKGIFTLGKKTNKNLEEIESKKESVKKENEKKIETERSLQKLEQQKKREEENFTESCWNNLYKRFQLSLRETLKGFIGKKETFRNKILSEFENNKSEIVELQELKERIKIAFGKNKTELASLGLDLKDFDSIESDLIWGQKIVGSNDVNIADLINKLGNGDWVAQGRKHISKDNNTCPFCQKETITEDFREQLESYFDTSYQKSIDTIKQMRENYTEITNKVLERLHKIVETEQNNQQTKLDTEGLKRIIETLTSKISNNKQIMFDKNKEMSRSFELVNTKQEIDAIKDLIAKANEQIVKHNEMIQDAKTQQENCKEQTWKFLVNEFESNIQAYNERCNELNDEIKKLDTQISQHKKEIENLENDIKELEKDIVSIKPTVNEINTLLKGYGFTNFCLACTEDEKSYRIQREDGSLVEETLSEGEVTFITFLYYYHLAKGSWNENDVSKNKVLVIDDPISSLDSNILFIVSVLIRGIIDNIGSNSGNVKQVIILTHNTYFYKEIASHHNLKDYKGKHSFWIIKKNDNVSKIENYKENPIKNSYELLWQEVKQAKENGANTSCISLQNTMRRIIEYYFKILGGKSNKGLSECFKNIEEQQVWNSFFSWINDGSHGIPDDLFLQSQDISVETYLKVFEKIFKETNHEAHYNMMMG, via the coding sequence GTGGATAGTAAGGGCAATAAAGGTAAGCAACAACAGATAAGCAGTGGGATTCGTAAAATTACATTAAAAAATGTGGCAACTTTTGATGAAAAAGGACAGAGTTTTGAAGATTTAAATTTTATCAACTTTATTTATGGGGCTAATGGAAGTGGTAAAACAACTACTTCTAGCTTTTTAAAGAATCTAGCTGACAATAGATTCGTTGATAGCAATATAGAGTGGTATAGCAGTGAGAATTTAGAAATTGAAGTTTATAACAAGCAATTTAAAGACGAGCATTTTAGAAGTTCTCATATTAAAGGTATTTTTACACTTGGTAAAAAAACAAACAAGAACTTGGAGGAGATTGAGAGCAAGAAGGAATCAGTAAAAAAAGAGAATGAAAAGAAAATAGAAACTGAAAGAAGCTTACAAAAATTAGAACAGCAAAAGAAAAGGGAAGAAGAGAATTTTACTGAGAGTTGTTGGAATAATCTTTACAAAAGATTTCAGCTTAGTCTTAGAGAAACATTGAAAGGTTTTATAGGAAAAAAAGAGACCTTTAGAAATAAAATTCTTAGCGAATTTGAAAACAATAAAAGCGAAATAGTAGAGCTACAAGAATTAAAAGAAAGAATTAAGATTGCTTTTGGTAAAAACAAGACAGAATTGGCATCATTAGGATTGGATTTAAAAGATTTTGATTCTATTGAAAGCGATTTGATTTGGGGGCAAAAAATTGTGGGGAGTAACGATGTAAATATTGCAGATTTAATAAACAAATTAGGTAATGGGGATTGGGTAGCTCAAGGCAGAAAGCATATTTCAAAAGATAATAACACATGCCCTTTCTGTCAAAAAGAAACTATTACTGAAGATTTTAGGGAACAACTAGAATCCTATTTTGATACAAGCTATCAAAAATCTATTGACACAATCAAGCAAATGAGAGAAAACTATACAGAAATAACCAATAAGGTATTAGAGCGACTTCATAAGATTGTAGAAACAGAACAGAACAATCAACAAACCAAGCTAGATACAGAGGGTTTGAAAAGAATCATTGAAACATTGACAAGCAAAATTAGTAACAATAAGCAGATTATGTTTGATAAAAATAAGGAAATGAGCAGAAGTTTTGAGCTTGTTAATACCAAGCAAGAAATAGATGCAATTAAAGACTTGATTGCAAAAGCTAATGAGCAAATAGTCAAACATAACGAGATGATACAAGATGCTAAAACGCAACAAGAAAATTGCAAGGAGCAAACTTGGAAATTTCTAGTTAATGAATTTGAAAGCAATATACAAGCATATAACGAAAGGTGTAATGAATTAAATGATGAGATAAAAAAGTTAGATACGCAAATTAGTCAGCATAAAAAAGAGATAGAGAATTTAGAAAATGATATTAAAGAATTGGAAAAAGATATTGTAAGTATAAAGCCTACTGTTAATGAAATCAATACACTTTTAAAAGGGTATGGGTTCACGAATTTTTGTTTGGCATGCACTGAAGATGAAAAATCCTATCGTATTCAAAGAGAAGATGGCTCATTAGTAGAAGAAACATTGAGCGAAGGTGAAGTTACTTTTATTACATTTTTATATTATTATCATTTAGCAAAAGGCTCTTGGAATGAGAATGATGTGTCAAAAAATAAGGTTTTAGTCATTGATGACCCCATTTCAAGCTTGGATAGCAATATATTGTTTATTGTGAGCGTTTTAATTAGGGGCATTATAGATAACATAGGAAGTAATAGTGGAAATGTTAAGCAAGTTATTATACTAACTCATAACACATATTTTTATAAGGAAATTGCATCGCACCATAACTTAAAGGACTATAAAGGGAAGCATTCTTTTTGGATAATCAAAAAGAATGACAATGTTTCAAAAATTGAAAACTACAAAGAAAATCCCATCAAAAATTCCTATGAATTACTATGGCAGGAAGTAAAACAAGCAAAAGAGAATGGTGCCAATACTTCTTGTATATCTTTGCAAAATACCATGCGAAGAATTATAGAGTATTATTTTAAAATTTTAGGTGGTAAAAGTAATAAAGGTTTGAGCGAATGTTTTAAAAATATTGAAGAGCAACAAGTGTGGAATTCTTTCTTTTCATGGATAAACGATGGCTCTCATGGGATTCCAGATGACTTGTTTTTGCAAAGTCAAGATATAAGTGTTGAAACATATTTAAAAGTCTTTGAGAAGATATTTAAAGAAACTAACCATGAAGCTCATTACAATATGATGATGGGTTGA